A genome region from Myroides fluvii includes the following:
- a CDS encoding DUF493 family protein: MRIFAPKESMDTKTKEFYESLKEKLEFERTWPNEYLYKFIVPADERKIAQIERAFDGMNPVINFRNSSKGTFTSVSIRVHMVSAQAIVDKYIELSTIEGLLSL, translated from the coding sequence ATGCGTATATTTGCACCAAAAGAAAGTATGGATACTAAGACGAAAGAATTTTACGAAAGCTTGAAAGAAAAGCTGGAGTTTGAGCGAACTTGGCCGAATGAATATTTGTATAAATTTATTGTTCCTGCAGACGAGCGTAAGATTGCTCAAATTGAACGTGCTTTTGATGGAATGAATCCCGTAATTAACTTCAGAAATTCGAGTAAAGGTACTTTTACCAGTGTATCGATAAGAGTGCACATGGTTAGTGCACAAGCCATTGTTGATAAGTATATTGAACTATCAACTATTGAAGGGTTATTATCACTGTAA
- a CDS encoding AAA family ATPase — translation MNTKLVLIIGGPGSGKTTIINELITKGYTCYPEISREVTQKAQEKGIDQLFLAEPLLFSQLLLEGRIDQHKSAAEEDASIVFIDRGIPDVLAYMHYKGDTYPESFDLACKNHLYHQIFLLPPWENIYISDEQRYESFEQANLIHRYLVDTYKSYGYDLIEVPRETIAKRVEFILERV, via the coding sequence ATGAATACAAAACTCGTTTTAATAATCGGTGGCCCAGGATCTGGTAAAACAACTATAATCAATGAATTAATTACAAAAGGTTATACGTGTTATCCTGAAATATCGAGAGAAGTTACTCAAAAGGCGCAAGAAAAAGGAATTGATCAGCTTTTTTTAGCAGAACCTCTACTATTTAGTCAACTTTTACTAGAGGGTAGAATTGATCAACATAAAAGTGCGGCTGAAGAAGATGCCTCTATTGTCTTTATTGACCGTGGGATTCCAGACGTACTGGCGTATATGCATTACAAAGGAGATACGTATCCAGAAAGCTTTGACCTTGCGTGCAAGAACCATTTGTATCATCAAATTTTTCTACTACCACCTTGGGAGAACATCTACATTAGTGATGAACAACGCTATGAATCGTTTGAACAAGCCAATTTAATTCATCGTTATTTGGTAGATACCTACAAAAGTTATGGGTATGATTTAATAGAAGTTCCAAGGGAAACCATCGCCAAAAGAGTAGAATTTATCTTAGAAAGAGTATAA
- the murA gene encoding UDP-N-acetylglucosamine 1-carboxyvinyltransferase, whose translation MSTFRIEGGHQLKGEVYAQGAKNEALQVLCAVLLTDEKVIISNIPAIIDVNKLIELLESLGVKIERLAPNKMSFQADNLNMEYLTSEDFKAGGKALRGSIMMVGPLLGRFGKGYIPKPGGDKIGRRRLDTHFEGFINLGATFRYNREEYFYGVEAEQLIGTDMLLEEASVTGTANIVMAAVLAKGTTTIYNAACEPYLQQLCKMLNSMGAKITGVGSNFLTIEGVEKLSGCEHRILPDMIEIGSWIGLAAMTKSELTIKNVGWEHLGVIPNTFRRLGIQLEKRGDDIYIPAHTQGYEIQSFIDGSILTIADSPWPGLTPDLLSVILVVATQARGEVLIHQKMFESRLFFVDKLIDMGAKIILCDPHRAVVIGHDFKSQLKATRMSSPDIRAGISLLIAALSAQGTSVIQNIDQIDRGYERIDERLRALGAKIERVDE comes from the coding sequence ATGAGTACATTTAGAATTGAAGGCGGTCACCAACTAAAAGGTGAAGTATATGCACAAGGTGCTAAAAACGAAGCACTACAGGTGCTTTGTGCTGTGTTGTTAACAGATGAGAAAGTAATAATCTCCAATATTCCAGCTATTATTGATGTCAATAAATTGATCGAATTATTGGAGTCTTTAGGGGTGAAAATCGAAAGATTAGCTCCAAATAAAATGTCTTTTCAGGCAGATAATCTGAATATGGAGTATCTAACTTCAGAAGATTTTAAAGCAGGAGGAAAGGCTTTAAGAGGTTCTATCATGATGGTAGGGCCACTTTTAGGACGTTTTGGTAAAGGGTATATCCCAAAACCAGGTGGAGATAAAATCGGAAGACGTCGTTTGGATACCCATTTTGAAGGATTTATCAATTTAGGAGCTACGTTTCGATACAATAGAGAAGAGTATTTCTATGGAGTTGAAGCAGAGCAATTGATTGGTACAGATATGCTGTTAGAGGAAGCTTCTGTTACAGGAACGGCTAATATCGTAATGGCTGCTGTTTTAGCCAAAGGAACAACAACGATTTACAACGCAGCTTGTGAACCTTATTTACAACAGTTGTGTAAAATGCTTAACAGCATGGGAGCCAAAATTACAGGAGTTGGTTCTAATTTCTTGACTATTGAAGGGGTAGAAAAATTATCAGGATGTGAACATCGTATCTTACCTGATATGATTGAAATCGGTTCTTGGATTGGCTTAGCAGCAATGACTAAAAGTGAATTGACCATTAAAAATGTAGGATGGGAGCATTTAGGTGTTATTCCTAATACATTTAGGAGATTGGGAATTCAACTTGAGAAAAGAGGAGATGATATCTATATTCCTGCACATACACAAGGATACGAAATACAGAGTTTTATCGATGGTTCGATTTTGACGATTGCCGATTCTCCTTGGCCCGGATTAACACCTGATTTGTTGAGTGTTATTTTGGTTGTTGCAACACAAGCGAGAGGTGAGGTATTGATTCACCAAAAAATGTTTGAAAGCCGTTTGTTCTTCGTAGATAAATTAATTGACATGGGAGCGAAGATTATCCTCTGTGATCCACATCGCGCAGTAGTGATTGGACATGATTTTAAATCACAGTTGAAGGCAACCCGTATGTCGTCACCGGATATTCGCGCAGGGATTTCCTTATTAATTGCAGCACTATCTGCCCAAGGAACCAGCGTGATTCAAAACATTGATCAAATTGATCGCGGGTATGAACGAATCGATGAGCGTTTACGCGCATTAGGAGCGAAAATAGAACGCGTTGACGAATAG
- a CDS encoding DUF4290 domain-containing protein, translated as MKFNSAEAVTHLGYNTAANKLVIPDYGRHLQMMIEQITLMEDQEERNKAVNYAIRVMGDMNPHLRDVPDFQHKLWDQLFMISDFKLDVACPFPIATRETVYAKPEILPYPKKQLSYRYYGNNIKSMIAEALKFEEGEMRDALIIVIANHMKKSYLSWNKDNVKDEVIFEHLSELSDGKINLSKQEEELSTTANLIQVNRKQSNKSNYSNNNNPSSSNNQKGSNNNNNNNKKYSKQNYQAKGKKQ; from the coding sequence ATGAAATTTAACTCCGCAGAAGCAGTAACACATTTAGGCTATAATACAGCCGCTAATAAATTAGTCATCCCCGATTATGGACGTCATCTTCAGATGATGATTGAGCAAATTACCTTGATGGAAGATCAAGAGGAGCGAAATAAAGCCGTAAATTACGCTATTCGCGTGATGGGGGATATGAACCCACATTTGCGTGATGTTCCTGATTTTCAGCATAAATTATGGGATCAACTTTTTATGATTTCTGATTTTAAGTTGGATGTTGCTTGTCCATTTCCCATTGCGACAAGAGAAACGGTGTATGCAAAACCAGAAATTTTACCCTATCCAAAAAAACAGCTGAGTTATCGCTATTACGGCAATAATATCAAAAGTATGATAGCAGAAGCTTTGAAATTTGAAGAAGGTGAAATGAGAGATGCTTTGATTATTGTCATTGCAAATCACATGAAAAAAAGTTACTTAAGCTGGAATAAGGACAATGTGAAAGACGAAGTGATTTTCGAGCATTTAAGCGAGCTTTCAGACGGAAAAATTAATTTATCTAAACAAGAAGAAGAGTTGTCTACTACGGCGAACCTGATTCAGGTGAATCGAAAACAATCCAATAAAAGCAATTATTCAAATAACAACAACCCAAGTAGTTCGAATAATCAAAAAGGAAGTAACAACAATAATAACAACAATAAAAAGTATAGCAAGCAGAATTATCAAGCAAAAGGTAAAAAGCAATGA
- a CDS encoding RecQ family ATP-dependent DNA helicase — protein MTKKPIDLLQHYWKHNSFREPQEAIIESVLQGKDTFALLPTGGGKSICFQIPALLLPGTCLVISPLVALMQDQVNNLSVLGIKAAAIIGGTSLTDIDAILDNCLYGAYKLLYISPERLEQTWLLERIENLKISLIAVDEAHCISQWGHDFRPAYLKINQLRKLFPHAPVIALTGSANERVIDDICTNLELRDVALFKKSFYRSNLIYGVYQVENKEIIVERILQKNPSPAIIYVRSRKETQVLAQQLNQKNFKANFFHGGLNTFEKKKRLADWVAEKTPIMVATNAFGMGIDKKNVRNVIHLQLPENLENYYQEAGRAGRDEARAFASLLLAPNEPKTVEEWSKDNLFDKSFLKLVYRKLNNYLSISLGEGYNTSYSFSFNQFCVHYKFPYTLTYNALQFLDRQGICKLTPNSNNKTQVQFTVSSSELLDYVYDNERQENILLQIIRHYPGIHEYQTPINLAYISEQAAEEITYIQECLQLWHQEELCVFTPEEHDLEITFLEAWEEDKTIYRTFPFLEQQNNLKLEQYRAIYFYAQNDDICKNKVILHYFNETLVRNCGSCSTCLQANQNKPADDFTALREKLILYLQRKQAASANEMQSDLPFEMQDIIIILQQLSEQQKIKLNNKNQYILL, from the coding sequence ATGACTAAAAAGCCGATCGATTTACTTCAACACTACTGGAAACACAATTCTTTTCGTGAACCACAAGAAGCTATTATCGAGTCTGTTTTACAAGGAAAAGACACCTTTGCTTTACTGCCAACTGGTGGCGGAAAAAGCATTTGCTTTCAGATTCCCGCGTTACTTCTTCCTGGTACCTGTTTGGTCATTTCTCCTTTGGTTGCCTTGATGCAAGATCAGGTCAATAATTTAAGTGTTTTAGGGATTAAAGCGGCAGCTATTATTGGTGGCACATCCCTAACGGATATCGATGCTATACTAGATAACTGTCTTTATGGAGCGTATAAATTACTGTATATCTCTCCTGAGCGCTTAGAGCAAACGTGGCTATTGGAGCGCATTGAAAATTTAAAAATCAGTCTAATTGCTGTAGATGAAGCGCATTGTATTTCTCAATGGGGGCACGATTTTCGCCCGGCCTATCTCAAGATTAACCAATTGCGTAAACTATTTCCCCATGCTCCTGTTATTGCTTTAACAGGATCTGCCAATGAACGCGTTATTGACGACATTTGCACCAATTTAGAGCTACGTGATGTTGCGCTCTTCAAGAAGAGTTTTTACCGCAGCAACTTAATCTACGGGGTATACCAAGTAGAAAACAAAGAAATTATCGTCGAGCGGATTCTCCAAAAGAATCCCTCCCCTGCCATTATTTATGTCCGCAGTAGAAAAGAGACTCAAGTCTTAGCCCAACAATTAAATCAAAAGAACTTCAAAGCAAATTTTTTTCACGGGGGACTTAATACTTTTGAGAAAAAGAAACGCTTAGCGGATTGGGTTGCTGAGAAAACACCTATCATGGTAGCTACCAATGCCTTTGGAATGGGAATTGACAAGAAGAATGTTCGCAATGTCATTCACTTACAACTTCCAGAAAACCTAGAAAACTACTACCAAGAAGCAGGACGAGCAGGGCGAGATGAGGCCAGAGCTTTTGCTTCTTTACTCCTTGCTCCCAACGAACCTAAAACTGTTGAAGAATGGTCTAAAGACAATCTCTTTGATAAAAGTTTTTTAAAACTCGTTTACCGCAAACTCAACAATTATTTGAGTATTAGCTTAGGTGAAGGTTATAATACCTCCTATTCTTTTAGTTTCAATCAGTTTTGTGTACACTATAAATTTCCCTATACTTTAACCTATAATGCGCTGCAATTTTTAGATCGCCAGGGCATTTGCAAATTGACCCCCAATTCCAACAACAAGACACAAGTTCAATTTACTGTTAGCAGCAGCGAATTATTGGATTACGTCTACGACAATGAACGACAAGAAAATATATTACTGCAGATTATTCGTCACTACCCCGGTATACACGAATATCAGACCCCTATTAATTTGGCCTATATCAGCGAACAAGCAGCCGAAGAGATCACCTATATACAAGAATGCCTACAACTCTGGCATCAAGAAGAACTTTGTGTCTTTACCCCTGAGGAACACGACTTAGAAATCACCTTTCTCGAAGCTTGGGAAGAGGATAAAACAATCTACAGGACCTTTCCTTTTTTGGAGCAACAAAACAATCTTAAACTTGAACAATATCGCGCTATTTACTTTTACGCACAAAATGACGATATTTGTAAGAATAAAGTTATTTTACATTATTTCAATGAAACTTTAGTGCGAAATTGCGGGAGTTGTTCCACTTGCTTACAAGCCAATCAAAACAAACCTGCTGATGATTTCACAGCGCTTCGGGAAAAACTAATTTTATACTTACAACGTAAACAAGCTGCTTCTGCCAATGAGATGCAATCCGATTTACCTTTTGAGATGCAAGATATAATCATTATTTTACAACAACTATCTGAGCAACAGAAAATTAAATTAAATAACAAAAATCAATATATTTTACTATAA